The Fusarium musae strain F31 chromosome 10, whole genome shotgun sequence genome window below encodes:
- a CDS encoding hypothetical protein (EggNog:ENOG41~antiSMASH:Cluster_10.5~CAZy:GH43), with protein MIAQGLVWPVLGLLLNSVSAGIIRQSALKLTVKHEGTLNPAINADFPDPSIIQLEDGSWVAVATNGGPPDNYRKLQVATAKDLLGEWTLQQEDALPDKGWTTGENTWAPDIRRIDSGEYIVYLSPEIEAGRHCIGVARSKNATGPYTYDEKPLVCGPDDLKGAIDASGFKDPDSGKDYLIYKIEGDASGPTGGTPIMLQEIEGDGITFIGDAVKIFDRIGSEDGVLVEAPNIVRLGNGKYVLFFSSHDFRDPLYNVKYAYADKLSGPYTRAEEPLIAAPDYGLDAPGGATSNEAGDTLVFHGWCPDDKNIRCMYSVEYEYE; from the coding sequence ATGATCGCTCAAGGCCTCGTCTGGCCGGTgctcggccttcttctcaactccGTTTCAGCGGGTATCATTCGTCAATCCGCACTAAAGTTAACCGTCAAACACGAGGGGACACTCAACCCAGCCATAAACGCCGACTTTCcagatccatccatcattcAACTTGAAGATGGATCATGGGTAGCTGTCGCAACAAACGGCGGTCCACCAGACAACTACAGAAAACTCCAAGTCGCCACGGCCAAAGATCTTCTTGGCGAATGGACCCTGCAACAGGAAGATGCACTCCCCGATAAGGGCTGGACGACAGGCGAGAATACCTGGGCGCCTGATATTCGCCGCATCGACAGTGGAGAGTACATCGTTTACTTGAGTCCTGAGATTGAAGCTGGGAGACATTGCATTGGTGTCGCGCGCTCAAAGAATGCAACTGGTCCTTATACATACGATGAGAAACCTCTTGTCTGCGGACCAGATGATCTCAAAGGTGCCATTGACGCGAGCGGCTTCAAGGACCCCGACAGCGGAAAAGATTATCTCATCTATAAAATCGAAGGCGATGCATCAGGTCCAACGGGCGGCACACCAATCATGCTCCAAGAAATCGAAGGCGACGGCATTACCTTCATCGGAGACGCCGTCAAGATCTTTGATCGCATCGGTAGTGAAGACGGCGTTCTTGTGGAAGCGCCAAACATCGTACGCCTTGGCAATGGGAAATATGTCTTGTTCTTTAGCAGTCATGATTTTCGCGATCCGCTGTATAATGTCAAGTATGCTTATGCGGATAAGCTGTCGGGGCCTTATACACGTGCGGAAGAGCCGTTGATTGCGGCGCCGGACTATGGACTTGATGCGCCTGGTGGTGCGACGAGTAATGAGGCGGGGGATACGTTGGTCTTTCACGGATGGTGTCCTGATGACAAGAACATTCGGTGCATGTATAGCGTTGAATATGAGTACGAATGA
- a CDS encoding hypothetical protein (EggNog:ENOG41~SMCOG1193:glutathione S-transferase~antiSMASH:Cluster_10.5), whose amino-acid sequence MAEMKPIKLLGVHGPNAGKIILLCEELGLPYKTEIIPLPNVKNPSYVAINPNGRLPSIQDPNTDLTLWESGAIIEYLTETYDKDNKLSFKPGTAEAYHGRQWLFFQTTGQGPYYGQAMWFIIYQPLPEARERYVKEVNRVTGVMDGHLAKQEPDADGNVWFLGGRLSYVDVAFFTWQHTAEPRIPDEEFNQDDYPFVKKWAENMLRRQSVQKLLKIQETK is encoded by the coding sequence ATGGCAGAAATGAAGCCTATCAAGTTGCTAGGAGTCCACGGACCCAATGCTGGCAAGATCATTCTTCTCTGTGAAGAGCTGGGACTCCCCTATAAGACAGAAATTATCCCTCTCCCCAACGTCAAGAACCCCAGCTACGTCGCTATAAACCCCAACGGGAGACTGCCTTCTATCCAGGACCCAAATACAGACCTGACTCTCTGGGAATCAGGCGCCATCATCGAGTACCTCACCGAAACTTACGACAAAGATAACAAGCTGAGCTTCAAACCCGGCACAGCTGAAGCCTACCACGGTCGTCAgtggctcttcttccagaCCACCGGCCAGGGACCGTATTACGGTCAGGCGATGTGGTTCATCATCTACCAGCCACTTCCTGAAGCTCGTGAGCGCTACGTCAAAGAAGTCAATCGCGTGACCGGCGTGATGGACGGGCATTTGGCTAAGCAGGAGCCTGATGCGGATGGAAACGTTTGGTTTCTGGGTGGTCGGCTCTCGTATGTAGATGTCGCATTCTTTACGTGGCAGCATACAGCTGAGCCGCGAATTCCGGATGAGGAGTTCAATCAGGATGATTACCCGTTTGTTAAGAAGTGGGCTGAGAATATGCTTAGGCGCCAGAGTGTGCagaagttgttgaagatCCAGGAGACCAAATAG